The Oscillatoria acuminata PCC 6304 genomic interval GGCTATACCACCGAAATCAATCAAAACCGTCCGATGATAGTACGAGACCTTTCCTGTTTTGATAAATTTACTTATTTGCTAGTGCCACGACGGCAATTTTATTGCCGTTGTTGTCAAAAATATTTCACAGAAAACCTGTCATGGATAGACTGGAAAAGGCGACATACTTTGCGATATGAAATCAATATTTTTGAGCGCGTAGTTTCATCAAGCATAGCTCAAGTTGCCTCGACTGAAGGGCTGTCTTATGATGAAACTGAAGGGATATTTAATCAAATTGCTAAAAAGCAAGAAGATCAGCATTGGCTCGAAGCTACTCGGATAAGTCTTGATGAAATTGCCATGCATAAAGGGCATCAAGATTATAAAGCAGTAATCTGCGACCTAGATAAAAAAAAGCTAATAGAAGTTGTTGATGGAAGGACCCAAGATTGTTTGATAGAAAGGCTTTCTGAACTTCCGATTAAAGTAAAAAAAGCGGTAAAAGAAGTGAGTGTTGATATGTGGCATGGCTTTCCAAAAGTTATTAAAGAAATTTTTCCAAATGCTCAAATTGTGACTGACAGATTTCATGTAATGAAACTTCTGATTGAAGAATTGAAAAAAATTGCTAAATCTTCTGGTGTTAACGAAAAGAATAAACTTTCTCTTATTTTGAGAAACAAAATTGATTTAAAAGATTCTGAACGGGATGAATTAGAAAACCTGTTATCTAAATCTAAGCGTTTGAAGGCAGCTTACGAATATAAAGAGGAATTCCGAAACATTTATGAAACGAGTCAAAGTGTTTCAGAAGGCGAAAAGCGTTTTCAAGAATGGTTAAAGAAAGCTCGCCAAGTATATGGGAAAGTTATTAATACTATTTCCGAGCATTTATCAACGATTTGCAATTATTTTATTAGTCATGCTAGTAGTGGTGTTATGGAGGGAATTAACAACAAAATAAAACTCGTAAAGCGACAAGGATATGGATTTAGAAATTTTGAAAACTTTCGGTTACGTCTTTTAGCAGCTTTTTCATCATAGTCATTATTAAATTAAAGAGGGAGCCACTCAAAAATGTTTAAATATCCACCAGATGATTAGAAAAACTTATCACCAGAAAGTCTGAAGAGCCAATTTTGTTCCAGGCTTTAAAAAATATCGTCATTCTTTAAAAGTTTCTTCTCCCAAAATAATGCCTTACCCATTAGGGGATTTAGCTCATAACCAGTAAATCCAAAAGCCCTGTAGGCAGATTGAGCGACATGATTGTTCTCTAGTACCTCTAAGGTAAGTTTGCAACAGCACAAATTTAAGGCGATCGCCTCAGCTTTCTGGAGTAAGAGTTTAGATAAGCCTCTCCCACGGTAGGGTAAAGCAACAATCACATCATGAATATTCAACAATGGCTGGCACGCAAAGGTAGAAAATCCTTCTAAACCGATCACAAGTCCAGCAGGTTCACCCTCCACAAATGCGAGAATAACATGAGCCGATTTTCGTTTGGCAAGCTCGGAGGGAAGATTAGCTTTAACAAACTCAGAAAGACCTTGACCCCCACCCATCGGGTCCAGCGCATAAGTATCCATTAATTGAACCATCGCCGCTGCATGAGCAGGTAAATTCAGATCCGCTTCAATAATTTCAATCATCTCTTTATGCCTTTGGATAGTTGAACTTTGATTCGGTCAGAGGGAAAATCTTTATGGCAACTTAATATCTAAATCTCCTGATTTCACTGAGCCTATTTATCAACTTTATTGGGAAAAGAAACCTCCAACACCACACAACCCTCCTCGGTTTTAAATGGACCATGTACCTCACCCGGGGGTCTACTGGCATAGCACCCGGTTTCCAGCCACTGATCAAAGGCTTGATCATAAAGGCGACCGCTGACCATAAAAATTTCCTCGGGATAGGGGTGACTTTTTCCCCCAAAGGGTGTCGTATCTGCCCCCGGTTTAAACCGAGTTAAGCGCGTGTATTCACCCGTTTCCATGTCAATACTGAGGGTTAACTCTTCTGCGATGTCTTCTAGCCCTGCTACGGGCTGCCATTGGTTCTGATTTTCAGAATTAAAGGGGTTCCAATAAGTCTTAGTTGTTTTAGCCATTAGCGTCATGCCTTATTAGGGTAAATTAAGAAGTAAAGTAGGAATTTCCACCTAAAAATACTGTCAATATGAGTTAAACAATTCCCCAAACGACTTCTACAGAAATCAAAGAGGGATGAATTGGCGATCGCCTCCAAATTTATTTACAGGTTTTAAGAGATTTTACCGATATGAGCAGCAACAATATGCCAACTTCCCCTTGAAGAAACAGCCCAAACTCGCGTGAACCGAAAGTCTCCATTTGCAGGACTGCCATTGTAACTCCCAGTGATTTTCATGCGGACCGAAACGATCGCCACTTCTCCATGTATTTGAATATGCTGCTCCGATGGTTCCAACTCATGAATTTTAATTAAACCCGATTCATGAGCGCCTATATCATCTTGTTTCTTCAATAATTCTCCCAAATGACTGGTAATCAGAATTTCTGGGGCCAATAATTCATTCAAAACGGTTACATCAGAAGCAAGCATTGCCTGCCTCAGACATTCTTCGGCATTAATGATTTGATTTTCCACTGTTTTATTCATGGTATTTTTCATCTGATATCAAAAAAACATCCCAACCAAGAAAGTGAAACTCTCCAAACAACTCAAAATCTATGAATTTGTTAATTATTCGTTAAACTCCGAAAACTTTTGCTCTAATTCTCGATATTTCGGCACATCAATGATTTGTTCAAATTGCTGGAAATTCACTAAATTATCAAACCCATTCGTGGTCTGATGTTGTCTTAAATACTGGAAACAGTCCTCGATCGCCTTCGTTGCTGCAAACAATCCCGACAACGCATACACCGCAATTTTATACCCCAATGTCTCTAACTCCTGCGCCGACAACACCGGCGTTTTTCCGCCTTCTATGGCATTGGCAAATAACGGTACATCGGGAAAGGCTGCGGCAATTTCCTGTAACTCTTCTACCGACTGCGGGGCTTCTATAAACACAATATCCGCCCCCGCTTCATAATAGGCGCGACCCCGGCGAATGGCTTCGGGTAAGCCTAACGGTGCTCTAGCATCAGTGCGTCCGACAATCACCAATCCACTCTCACCTCGGGCTTGGACTGCTGCACGAATCTTTTGGATATGTTCTTCGGCAGGAATCACCCGTTTTCCCTGGAAGTGACCGCACTTTTTCGGCCATTCCTGGTCTTCTAAAATTACGCCAGCAATTCCCTGTTGTACGGCATCAGTGACAGTTCTAATCACATTCAGGGGATTGCCATAGCCGGTATCGATATCGGCAACCACGGGAATTTGGACCGATTGTGCGATTCGGCCTACACTGTATAGCATTTCGGTGGCGGTGAGGAAGCCGTAATCGGGGCGTCCTAGGGTGGAGGCGGAGATGCCGAATCCACTGGTGAAGACCATCTCGAAACCGGCGCGTTCGGCGAGTTGGGCGCTGATACAATCGTAAATCCCCGGAACGACGAGCATTCCGGGGCGTTGGAGGAGTTGGCGGAGATTGTGAGTTGAGTTCATGAATTCGACTGGCGATCGCAAGCAACATGAACCCTATTTTAAACGCTGAGTGCCTCAGATAAATAATCTGCTGCTGCTTCCACGATCGCGATCGCATTTTCATAAACCATCCGCGTCGGTCCGAGAACCCCCACACTCCCCACAGGCACCGTTCCCCGATGATAAGTCGCCGAAACCAAAGTACAGGTTCTAATCGGTTCTAGGGGATTTTCTGCCCCAATTCGCACTTGCACTCGCCGTCCGGACCCCTCTGGTGCAGGGGGTTCAAAAATCAGCGGCAGGAGTTGGTCCTGTTCTTCTTCCAGCAGTTGAATCAAAGTCTGCACTTGGGTCAATTCACAAAATTCCGGCTGTCTCAATACTTCCGAAACCCCACTAATCAAAATTTGAGTTTTGCCCGGGGTTTGAGCACGGACGGCTAAATCTTGTAACCAATGACTCAAGACTTCCGCATAGCGCTCAAATTCTCGGCCTAATTCAGTCCAATCTAGGGCGGATAATTGGGCGAGGGTTTGACCGCGTAGATGGTGATTGAGGAAGTTCGAGAGGATTTGCAACTCGCGATCGACCACTTCCGCATCAACCAGGGAGTCCTCTGGGGACTCGGGAAGTTCCATCACGGCAGATTGGGTTTGATAGTTATCAATCACCACCACAATCATGATTTTGCGCGGTTCAATCTGGATTAACTGCAAATGCCTCAGACAAGCGGTGTGAGTCTGAGGCATTGTAATTAAGGCAATATATCCGCTGAGGGCCGCCAAGATTTGAGAAGCCCCTCGCAATACCGCTTCAAAGGCCCAATTTTCTAACTTGAGGCGATCGCTCAGGGCCTGTTCCACTTGTCGCGAGATGCCATCGTCCGGTTTAATTAGCTTATCCACATAAATGCGATAACCGGAATCCGAAGGGATGCGACCGGCGGAGGTATGGGGTTGGTAGAGGAGTCCGGCTTTTTCTAACCACCCCATTGCATTGCGAATGGTGGCGGGACTGACGCTTAAATTATATTCATCCACCAATGTTTTAGAGCCTACAGGTTCGGCAGTGGCGATGTAGTGCCGCACAGTCGCCCATAAAACATACTGTTGTCTTTCGTTAAGGTTCATTTGCACAAATATGGGAGCTAAAGCCAAATGTAATCGGGTTTAAAAACTGAGCGGTTATCAATTGAAAAGGGAGTTTTGGAAATCAGCCATAGCGGGAACTGCGCCCATTGTTGGGATCCGTCAGAGGAATCCGGACTAGGTAGAATATAGCGAAGTTTACCCTGAAATTCTGCTGCTGTCGTTACAGGTTGGGAGAAGGTGCACGCTATTTTTGACGGATTTCCATCAGTTTTAGATTCTATTTTAGTTTAAAAAGGTACGGGATGGGGGTGAGGGACCCTGGAATAGGCGGGTCCCGCAGGGGTAGTCGCCTTATCCCGGAAGGTTCAAGTGCGATCGCCCCAGATACTGGGCCGAGACTGCACCGGAGGACTTCGGGATTAAGGCAGTTCTACCGAAGTGGGTTTAGCAATGTGAGGCAGACCCCAGCCGAGTTTTTCTCTCAGAACATGGAAAAATTCCGGGGGATTAATCCGGATAAATTTAGCTGAGTAGGGCGATCGCTGAATTCGCACCTGGTCCTCAGGCAGTACATAGCACCCCGCATTCCCATCCACCACCATCACCAAACGATTGGTATTAGCGGGAAAAATTGTCACAGGTTCAGTATTGGCAAACACCAAAGCCCGAGACGCGAGAGAATGGGGACAAATCGGCACCAGTTGCAACACCGGGACATCCGGCGTGATCACTGGACCCCCAGCCGAGAGACCATAAGCCGTCGAACCCGTGGGAGTGGAAATAATCACCCCATCGGCAGCAATATCTACCGGCGCATGACGTCCCACTTGAATTTCAAAGTGACACATACAGGTGAGGGGTTCCCGGTGTAGGACCATTTCATTCAGACAAAGCGCCTCCCAGACGACGATATCGTCCCGGATAGCCTGTACCGTGACCATCGTCCGTTCTTCGAGTTGATAGTTCCCGGCTAACACCTGTTCGATCGCTTGGGGAAGTTGGTTGAGGTAGGTTTCCGTCAGAAACCCCATGTGGCCTGTATTGACCGTTAACAAGGGAATGCCGCAGCTTGCCACTTGGCGAAATGCCGACAGCACAGTGCCATCGCCTCCCAACACCACCGCGAAAGACATTTCAGCGTCAAATCCAGGCGGGGTGAGTTGTTCAACCGTGGTATGGCAGACGGGCTTATCTAGGTCAGAATAGCCCAGAATGCCCCCCATGCCGGTGGCGAGAGCAACTTCCCAACCCAACCCAATGAGCTTGTCTCTCCATTCTTCGGCAGCACGACAAGCTATGGGTTTAATATCGTTGTAAATAATGCCAGCTTTCGGCACCGCGCTCAAGTCCTGCTAATGGTTGATTGTTTGCCAGAGTTAGAAATGTGGTCACATTTTTGGTAAGGTACCGCAAATGCGTCTTCGGCGAATGAATGGCATCAGGGATGCCAAATAGCCCTGTGAAACTAGAGTCTGAACAAAGCTATGCCATTTGTCAAGAGCCTTGAGGGCGATCGCCTTCCACAGGCTACTTCCGTTGACGGGGCTAACCCCCCAGCAGGGGTTAAAATGGGACTCTTCGCTTGGACTGCTTCTTGGTTTTGCTCTGTTCGTAATCTAATTCTTTCAACTTCTTCAAAATTCGGCTGAAATACTCTCTCAGATAGGATTCTACGGTGGTTGTGTCCTTGGGGTCCAATCCAAAAACAGGATACACCTCATCCATATTGGCGGTTAGGGGTTTCTCCGAGGCGAGCACTTCAGCAAATGCCAAGCGATCGGCTACATTCCAACCCCATTGGAAAAATCGCACCACCCGGCGAAATGCCCGCAGGACACCAAACGGCATTCGCGTCACCTTGGCTTTTTCCCCCGAGAGTCGTTCGCACAGTTCGATAATTTCCTGGGGAGTCCAAGGACGAGTCCCCACGACGGGAAAAACCGACTTGGAGGTTTCAGGGACCGACAATGCAGCCACGGCAAATTTAGCAATGTCCTGGGTATCCATATAGGCGATCGGGGCAGTCTGGTTAGTCACCCACACTGCTTGATTGTCCAAAATAGGGATGGCATATTGAGAAATCAACCCTTGCATGAAGCCAGCTAATTGCAGGATGGTGTAATCTAATCCCGATTCAGCTAAATAGACTTCTGTACAGCGTTTGATTTCCATTAAAGGGACTTCTGGATACTGGTCCGCATCCAGAATAGAAAAGAAGATATACCGTTCGACCCCGGCTTTCTTGGCAGCTTGAATGAGTGCAACCTTACCGTCCCAGTCCACTTGTTTGATGCTCAAAGAATCCGTTGGCCGATTCGTCGCTGCATCAATAATCGCCGTCACCCCTTCTAGGGCGACGGGCAAGGTTTCTGGATCGCATAAGTCTGCACGGACCAACTCAGCGCCCCATTCTTTTAAAAAGGCCGCTTTTTTGAAACTGCGTACTAAACAACGTACCTGGTATCCCTCGTCTAAGGCGCGACGGGCAACCTGTCTGCCTAGGGTACCAGTGGCACCGACAACCAATAAGCTCATCCAGGATTGTTTGACGAAATTTTAACTTTTATGAAATTTTATCAGAGATTCCTGAGATTTCTTAATGAAATTCGTTACAAATCTGAACAATTTTCACCCATTGCGCTAAAAAACTTAAAGAATTGAGGGCAGTTGGGTCCCTAACTGCCTAAAAATGGAGCCATCTCTAGTCCCCTTCTGTTCTCAGGAGACGAGGACCAGGGGATGGCAGGGGTGAGAAACCGGGTTTCTGGCCCAAATTTGTGGCTAATTACCAAATATTTGGGTTCAGAAACCCGGTTTCTAGGGGATTGCAAAATATAAATCATCCAACCGTTCAACTGAAAGGAAGGTATGTGTAGGGGCGCAATGCTTGCGCCCCAAGGGCGCAAGCATTGCGCCCCTACATTGACGGGGCTACTCCGTTGATCCGTCACTACGAACGAACGTTTTGGAGATTTTAATTTTTTGGAGTTCTCCTAACCGTTACTGAGGACAAGAAACCGGGTTTCTGGCCCAAATTTGTGGCTAATCACCAACAATTTGGGTTCAGAAACCCGGTTTCTAACCCTTACTGTACCCCCAGACTAGGCTCCCGAAACCCGAATCAACCCCCAGTTTCTTGACAAAACTACGCAGATTGGTTACAGCTTGAACGATAACAAGGCGGAATATTTCTCTCTCAGCCCAGCTTGACCCGCCAAAGGCAGTATAGTCACCTCTTGAAGACTCCCATTCCCTGTCCCATTCCCTCTAACTGACTGCACTTATGAAGAAACGCTGGATTTCATTAATCATCCTATTTCTACTCGCCCTGCCGATCGCCGCAGTCGCCCAAGAAGCGGAAGAGGCTGCACCCACTGGCTTCCTCCCCACCCTCAATGCCGTCTTCACGCAACTGGTGGAATGGATGTCTGCGGTCCTATTTTTCGATTTTGGCCTAGGCGTCCCTCTGATTGTCTTATGGTTGATTGGCGGTGCGGTTTTTTTCACCATTCGCATGGGCTTTATCAACTTCCGTGCCTTCAAACACGCCTTTTTCGTCATCCAAGGTCACTATGACGACCCTGCCGAAGCTGGAGAAGTCAGCCATTTCCAAGCCCTAGCTGCGGCCCTATCCGCCACGGTGGGACTCGGGAATATTGCCGGGGTGGCGATCGCCATTTCCATTGGGGGACCCGGGGCCATGTTCTGGATGACCGTTGCCGCCTTATTCGGCATGACGAGCAAGTTTGTCGAATGCACCCTCGCCCAAAAATACCGCGTTGTCTTGCCTGATGGTCGGATTGCCGGTGGCCCCATGTACTATCTCTCTCGGGGTTTAGCCGAAAAAGGCATGGGTCAATTGGGCAATATCATGGCAAGTTTGTTTGCCATCCTCTGTATTGGGGCTGCCTTCGGTGGGGGTAATATGTTCCAAGCGAATCAATCCTTTGTCGCCGTTTCCGGTTTATTCCCCGGGCTACCCAACTGGGTCTACGGACTGGTCCTCGCCTTCCTGGTTTCCCTGGTGATTATTGGTGGGATTCGCCGGATTGGGAACGTCGCCGGTGCCCTCGTCCCAGCGATGTGTACCATTTACATTGCCGCTTCGTTGTGGATTATTTTAATGAATCTGCCGGAAATTCCTGCCGCTTTTGGCCGAATTTTTACCGAAGCCTTTGTCCCTCAAGCTGCTTATGGGGGATTTATTGGGGTAATTGTCCAAGGATTTCGGCGATCGGCATTTTCTAATGAAGCGGGGGTTGGTTCAGCAGCGATCGCCCATGCTGCCGCCCGAACTGAAGAACCCGTCCGCGAAGGCATTGTCGCCCTCCTCGAACCCTTTATCGATACGGTGATTATCTGTAACATGACCGCCTTAGTCGTGATTATCACCGGAGAATATGCCAACCCCAACACCTCTCCTGGAGTAGAAACCACCTCTGCCGCATTTGCTTCAGTGATTAGTTGGTTCCCCATCGTCCTTGCCGTAGCCGTTTTACTCTTTGCCTTCTCCACCATGATTTCCTGGAGTTACTACGGTGAACGCGCCTGGACCTACTTGTTTGGCGAAAGCAGTATGATTATCTACCGAGTGATTTATGTCGTTTGCGTCTTCCTCGGAACCGTCCTCAACCTCGGTGCCATTCTCGACTTCTCCGATATGATGTTCTTTGCAATGGCCTTTCCCAATATGTTGGGCGGGTTCCTCTTAGCGGACAAAGTTCGGGAGGATCTCGACAGTTATATGCTCCGTCTCAACAGTGGCGAAATGCCAGTTTACAAATAGTCTGGTATGTGACTAACTGATGGGGCTGGGGGGAGGTTTAGCCTTGATGGTTTGACTCATCCTCTCCCCAACCCCACCCCAGACCCTAAATCACAACTATTACTTCTGTTTGAGAACAATTAAGGTGAGGTCGTCATAAATCTTCTGCTCGCCAATATGTCGCCGGACATCCTCAATCACGGCTTGACAAATCTCCCGCGCATTGCCTTGTAAACGATGCCGAATTGAGGCAATCATAGGCTCCAAACCATACTGTACCAAATTGCTATCCACCGCCTCCGTAATGCCATCGGTGTATAACACCACCACATCCCCAGAATTTAAGTGAATCTCTGTGGTATTAACAAATTCTGAAATCTCATCAATCAGACCAATTGGAAATCCTAAATCAACCGTATCAATGCACTCTACGGTTCCATTGGCACGCATGACGATCGCCTCTTCATGTTGCCCACTTAAAGTTAATTTGCCTTGTTGATAATCCAGCAAGACCAGGGTCATATTTTTATCAGCATTCATGCGTTGCACGTTTTTATAAATCGTGCGGTTGATGACATCTAAAAATTGCACCGGGTCCGTAAAATCTCCTTCCAGTAACGTCCGGACCGCCGTTTGGGCCATCATCATCACCACCCCACTTTGCAACCCATGTCCTGTCACATCCCCGATCGCGATTTTGATGCGATCGCCACTTTTGAGCACATCATAGTAATCTCCGCCCACTTCATCTGCCGGTTCCATAAATCCAGCAATATCTAATCCCTCAATCCCATCCAGTTCCGATTGGCTGGGTAAGAGCATTTTTTGCAATCGCTGGGTCACATCTAATTCTGCCCCCATCCGAATATTTTCCGCTTTTAACTGCTCATTCAGCATCGTAATTTCTGCATTAGCGTTAGCTAATTGGGCGGTCCGGTCCTTGACTTTCTCTTCCAAGGTTTGATACAAGCGAGCATTTTCAATAGAAATTGCTACCTGCCCCGATAACAACTGTAAAACTTCCACTCGTTCCGGGGTAAAAGCTCCCGTGGTGCTATTGTTTTCAAAATAAACAATACTGACGAGGTTCCCTCTATCAATCAGTGGCACGCATAGAATTGACTTAGGTTGAGCCTGTTGGATATAAGAGTCGCTGGTAAAATTTCCGCTACTTGTGGCATCATTTAATACTACAGTTTCTTGAGTTCGAGCTACATAATTGACAATCGATTCGCAAAGGGTCTGACAGTTTGCCACGGGAATCGATTGCAACACTGTGACCCGCTCCTCCTCGATTTCTCCTGCCGCTTCGATGAGCAATTCGCCCTGAATTGATAAAATTAAGTAGCCCCGTTGTGCTCCGGCATTTTCAATGAGAATTTTCATCAAGCTAGAGAGTAATTTTTCCAGGAGAACTTCCCCAGAAATCGCTTGAGATGCTTTCATTACTGTGGCAATATCAAGGCTAGAACTGGAGCCAGTGGTACTGACGACGGAGTTGATTGCACTGTTTGTGCTGACTCGTTCCCGGGCAATAAAGAACTCGCCATATCGCGTCTCTAAATCCTTAACCTTGGCATCAGCACCCCAGAGTTGATAATTGTAGCGAGCTTGCTGCATATAGGCGATCGCAGTTAACTCTTTCTCTTTCCCGTTGGAGAGATAGAATTTGGCGGCGAGTTCATAAGCGATCGCCGCTTCGTGGAGATAGTTGTTTTCTTGGGCTAGGATGATGGCTTTGTCGTAATAATTCATCGCCTGGACATCTTTGCATTGCACCCGACAGAGTTCCGCCTCCACCAGCCAATATTTATGGGAATTATTTTTCGGAGCATAATCCGCCCATTTTTTGATTTTTTTCTGGTTGCGGAAAACTGTGCGAATCCAGGAATTTTTTTGCGATCGGGATGCCTCCGGTGCCCGTGCCAAACGCGCTAGAGAATCATAAAAATAAACGTGAGAGAGGAGCAGCGTGGCGGGAACGGCATCGATATACTCTTGTGCCAGGTCCGCATTGGCGATCGCCTGATGAAACTCCCCAAACAGAACGCACAGGATTAATTTATTGAAGTATATACAAAAAATTGTACTCCGGTCTTTGCGACTCTGGAGGATGGGCAACCTCACCTGTTCATCAAAAGCCTTTCCGATTAAATCACAAGAATTTTCAGCTTGACCCAGCAGATTCAGAACGGTTTGATAAAAGATCCGATGTCCGTCCGTCGTTCTTTCCTGTCCCGTATCCTCGATGACTTGAGCATAGATTTCCATATCTGACTCCAGTTGAGTCAGTTCAGCCCCAATCAGAACACTATAGTAGCAGTAATGGAACGCGGAATAGGCTGCAAATTCCAAATCACCCGTTTCCAGTCCGACGGTATAAGCTTCTAACAGTGGGGTTAACATCTCTTGCACTGGGTCTTTCCAATGTTTAATAAAGCTATGAACCAGATAGTCCGTTCGGGGCTTGACTTTTTTGGTATTGAGTTGTTTGAGGAAATTGAGGGCCAGTTGACCAAATTGATAGCCTGAATCAATATCTCCCAGACCACAGAGAATCAATCCATAGCAACTATAGGCATAAGCGGATTCGGAAGTATTGCCCCATTTGATAGATAAATTAACTTGTTGGAAGACCGCTAGGGGAAACAATAAAGGAGCCGAAAAGTAGATAGCGGTATTGAGTTTCGATAAAATACCCATGATAGCTTGGATGTCAGGCTGGGTCATGGGGGGTAGGTCTCCTAAACTGGCGATCGGTCGGAGTCCGATTGTCAATTTATTCTGAATCAGTCCTAAGAAAACATCAATTTTTTTCGGCTGTCTCGGTAATTTTATTCCGAATAAGCTCAAGACTTCTAGTCCGATATCCAAGGCTTCATTAAACTTACTTTGGGACACCCCGGCTTGAATTTTGACCTCATAAACTTTAACTTTATCCAGTACCGTTTTGGCTTGCTTGACTACGATTTCCACCCATTGCTCCATTAAAGCAAAGTCTGTCTTTAGATAAGCGACTTCCGTCGCTTCTTCATAGAGGGAGAGGGTTAGGGCATACTGGTCTTGCCAGCTATGGTTTCCTAATAGTTCTATTCCCTGTTGCAAATAATTCAAAGCAGGCTGATAAGCGGTGGAGAGTTTGGCTTTTTTCCCAGCAATCAGGTTTAATTCAGCCAGTTCATTTTTTTCAACCTGCTCGGTCATTAATCCAATTCCGAAGTTGAGTTGATTGACGATATCAAATATTTTCTCTTCCTGCTTATGCTTTGGGGTATTTTGCAGAATTACTTCTCCAATTTTCCGATGAAGATATGGAATTTGCAATTCATCAATTAGAGAATAGGCCGCTTGCTGAATTCGGTCATGACCAAATTTATATTGTAAAGATTTTAGTTTAGTTTGGGTGGGGTCATGGGTCAAAAATTCTGACTCGGCGATCGCCAAGGCGAGTTCTCCTAGATTTCCCAAGGGCATTACCAAATTTTCGGCAACGGCTGATTGTAAATTCGTGACCATTTCAGCTAAAGATTTTTCACAAATTAATCCCAGGATTTTTAAGTCAAACTGGTTGCCAGTACAGGCAGCAAGTTGTAACAGTTCTTCGGTCTCTTCTGGCAATTTGTGAATTTTATCCACCATCAGTTCTACCACGTTATCCGTGAATCCCCGGGCTTGAATTTGCTCTAAATCCCACTGCCACCGCAAAGTTGGCCGGTCAAAATTCACAAGTTCTTCGGTGTAGAGAGATTTCAAAAATTCATTCATAAAAAAGGGATTGCCGCCCGTTTTGCCTTGGACTAACTCGGCGAGGGGTTGAACGGTTTGAACGTCACCATTGAGGGTATCCCCAATCAATTGAGCGATGGTTTCCAAGTCCAATGGGGCCAGAGTAATGCGTTGGACGACTGCACCAGTTTTGGCAATTTCATCTAAAGTTAACATCAGGGGATGGGCGGCAGAAACTTCGTTGTCTCGATAAGCCCCAATTAAAAATAATCCCGGCGATCGCCCCGCCATCAACAATTGCATCAGCTTTAAAGATGCCCCATCCGCCCATTGCAAATCATCAATAAATAAAGCCAACGGATGTTCCGGTTGGGTAAAGACTTTGATGAAATTTTGAAACACTAAATTAAAGCGATTTTGTGACTCGTTCGGCCCCAGTTCCGGAACCTCCGGTTGTTGTCCAATAATTAATTCAATTTCCGGAATCACCTCCACAATCACTCGGCCATTCACTCCCACTGCACCTAACAGGTTTTCCCGCCACTGGTTAAGCTGGGTTTCACTTTCCGTCAGCAGTTGTTTGACTAACCCTTGAAAGGCACTCACAATCGCACTGTAGGGAATATTTCGCTGATATTGGTCAAATTT includes:
- a CDS encoding SDR family oxidoreductase translates to MSLLVVGATGTLGRQVARRALDEGYQVRCLVRSFKKAAFLKEWGAELVRADLCDPETLPVALEGVTAIIDAATNRPTDSLSIKQVDWDGKVALIQAAKKAGVERYIFFSILDADQYPEVPLMEIKRCTEVYLAESGLDYTILQLAGFMQGLISQYAIPILDNQAVWVTNQTAPIAYMDTQDIAKFAVAALSVPETSKSVFPVVGTRPWTPQEIIELCERLSGEKAKVTRMPFGVLRAFRRVVRFFQWGWNVADRLAFAEVLASEKPLTANMDEVYPVFGLDPKDTTTVESYLREYFSRILKKLKELDYEQSKTKKQSKRRVPF
- a CDS encoding alanine/glycine:cation symporter family protein codes for the protein MKKRWISLIILFLLALPIAAVAQEAEEAAPTGFLPTLNAVFTQLVEWMSAVLFFDFGLGVPLIVLWLIGGAVFFTIRMGFINFRAFKHAFFVIQGHYDDPAEAGEVSHFQALAAALSATVGLGNIAGVAIAISIGGPGAMFWMTVAALFGMTSKFVECTLAQKYRVVLPDGRIAGGPMYYLSRGLAEKGMGQLGNIMASLFAILCIGAAFGGGNMFQANQSFVAVSGLFPGLPNWVYGLVLAFLVSLVIIGGIRRIGNVAGALVPAMCTIYIAASLWIILMNLPEIPAAFGRIFTEAFVPQAAYGGFIGVIVQGFRRSAFSNEAGVGSAAIAHAAARTEEPVREGIVALLEPFIDTVIICNMTALVVIITGEYANPNTSPGVETTSAAFASVISWFPIVLAVAVLLFAFSTMISWSYYGERAWTYLFGESSMIIYRVIYVVCVFLGTVLNLGAILDFSDMMFFAMAFPNMLGGFLLADKVREDLDSYMLRLNSGEMPVYK